A region from the Triticum aestivum cultivar Chinese Spring chromosome 3D, IWGSC CS RefSeq v2.1, whole genome shotgun sequence genome encodes:
- the LOC123079017 gene encoding GDSL esterase/lipase At5g45670 — translation MERRVSPWLLLVVLLVAAASGRNARADPQVPCYFVFGDSLVDNGNNNDIASLARANYPPYGIDFPGGATGRFSNGLTTVDAISRLLGFDDYIPAYAGANNDQLLSGVNFASAAAGIRDETGQQLGQRISFGGQLQNYQAAVQQLVSILGDEDSAADHLSQCIFTVGMGSNDYLNNYFMPTVYSTSRQYTPEQYADVLVSQYTQQLRILYNNGARKVALMGVGQVGCSPNELAQQSSDGVTCVARINGAIEIFNRKLVELVDQFNTLPGAHFTYINAYGIFQDIIRSPGANGLTELTKGCCGVGRNNGQVTCLPFQTPCANRNEYLFWDAFHPTEAANILVGRRAYSAAQPSDVHPVDLQTLARL, via the exons ATGGAGCGTCGTGTCTCGCCGTGGCTGCTGCTGGTGGTGCTTCTGGTGGCCGCCGCGTCCGGGCGGAACGCGCGCGCCGATCCGCAGGTGCCGTGCTACTTCGTGTTCGGGGACTCGCTGGTGGACAACGGGAACAACAACGACATCGCGTCGCTGGCGCGGGCCAACTACCCGCCCTACGGCATCGACTTCCCCGGCGGAGCCACCGGGCGCTTCAGCAACGGCCTCACCACCGTCGACGCCATCT CTCGGCTTCTGGGCTTCGACGACTACATCCCAGCGTACGCGGGCGCAAACAATGATCAACTCCTGTCCGGCGTCAActttgcctccgccgccgccggaatcaGGGACGAGACCGGCCAGCAACTG GGTCAGCGCATAAGCTTCGGCGGGCAGCTCCAGAACTACCAGGCGGCGGTGCAGCAGCTGGTGAGCATCCTGGGGGACGAGGACTCCGCGGCGGACCACCTGAGCCAGTGCATCTTCACCGTGGGCATGGGCAGCAAcgactacctcaacaactacttcatGCCCACCGTCTACTCCACCAGCCGGCAGTACACCCCGGAGCAGTACGCCGACGTGCTCGTCAGCCAGTACACGCAGCAGCTCAGG ATCCTGTACAACAACGGGGCGAGGAAGGTGGCGCTGATGGGGGTGGGGCAGGTGGGGTGCAGCCCGAACGAGCTGGCGCAGCAGAGCTCCGACGGCGTCACCTGCGTGGCGCGGATCAACGGCGCCATCGAGATCTTCAACCGTAAGCTGGTGGAGCTGGTAGACCAGTTCAACACACTGCCGGGGGCGCACTTCACCTACATCAACGCCTACGGGATCTTCCAGGACATTATCAGGTCGCCAGGGGCCAACG GCCTGACGGAGCTGACCAAGGGGTGCTGCGGGGTGGGGAGGAACAACGGGCAGGTGACGTGCCTGCCCTTCCAGACGCCGTGCGCCAACCGGAACGAGTACCTCTTCTGGGACGCCTTCCACCCCACGGAGGCCGCCAACATCCTCGTCGGGAGGCGGGCCTACAGCGCCGCCCAGCCCTCCGACGTCCACCCCGTCGACCTGCAGACGCTTGCGCGCCTCTAG